The following proteins are co-located in the Desulfurococcus amylolyticus Z-533 genome:
- a CDS encoding phosphoribosyltransferase produces the protein MVPQKVKTRYISWSMLHESLKNLAEKISSEYTADTIIAIAKGGLIPARILVDLLGIDEMGFIEVKFYRGIAETREKPYVTFTALPQLDNKRIIILDDIVDTGRTLQVAADVLSRFKYRDMKFATLYVKPWSTIMPDYYSEIVDEWIIFPWEICESIRENAELKGVDVGGILDYCKRKHGSQGL, from the coding sequence ATGGTGCCTCAGAAGGTTAAGACTAGGTATATATCCTGGAGCATGCTGCATGAATCGCTGAAGAACCTAGCTGAGAAAATAAGTAGCGAATACACTGCAGACACTATTATAGCGATAGCGAAGGGCGGGTTGATACCGGCCAGGATCCTCGTGGATCTGCTTGGAATAGATGAAATGGGCTTTATAGAGGTTAAATTTTACAGGGGGATAGCGGAAACACGTGAGAAACCATATGTTACCTTCACAGCCCTTCCCCAGCTAGATAATAAGAGAATCATCATTCTAGACGATATAGTTGATACCGGCAGGACCCTACAAGTAGCCGCTGATGTGTTAAGTAGATTTAAATATAGAGATATGAAATTCGCCACACTCTATGTGAAGCCGTGGAGCACTATAATGCCCGACTATTATAGTGAAATCGTGGATGAATGGATTATATTTCCATGGGAAATATGTGAATCCATTAGGGAGAATGCTGAATTAAAAGGAGTGGATGTGGGGGGAATACTTGACTACTGTAAGAGGAAGCATGGTTCCCAGGGTCTTTGA
- the alaXM gene encoding alanyl-tRNA editing protein AlaXM encodes MTELVYQGDPYLKEYMATIKAIKGSRVFLDKTIFHPRSGGVENDTGYMVFNEGMVRVVNVYYDKESGDVAHEVDNASLLPQPGSSVKLVLDWERRYRLMRLHTAAHILSAIMYTNYNALITGGNITPEYGYDDYSLTEFSREIFEEAVKKANEVVARNIEVKIYWLPREEALRIPGVVKLASKMPPEVEKLRIVEIPGVDIQADGGPHVKSTGEIGVIKLLRVENKGKNKKRLYFSVEP; translated from the coding sequence TTGACTGAGCTTGTGTATCAGGGCGACCCGTATTTGAAAGAATATATGGCCACTATTAAAGCCATTAAGGGAAGCAGGGTATTCCTTGATAAGACAATATTCCATCCACGCAGTGGAGGCGTTGAAAACGATACTGGTTACATGGTTTTCAATGAGGGGATGGTGAGGGTTGTAAATGTATATTATGATAAGGAGTCCGGGGATGTAGCCCACGAGGTTGACAATGCATCGCTACTTCCTCAACCTGGATCAAGCGTTAAACTAGTTTTAGATTGGGAAAGGAGGTATAGGCTTATGAGGCTTCATACGGCTGCCCATATATTATCCGCTATAATGTATACTAATTACAATGCATTAATCACAGGCGGGAACATCACGCCTGAATACGGGTACGATGATTACAGTTTAACAGAGTTCAGTCGTGAAATATTCGAGGAAGCCGTGAAGAAGGCGAACGAAGTGGTAGCAAGAAATATTGAGGTCAAAATATATTGGTTACCCAGAGAGGAGGCCCTGAGAATACCGGGAGTTGTTAAGCTAGCTAGTAAAATGCCCCCTGAAGTAGAGAAGCTAAGAATCGTTGAAATACCGGGAGTAGATATACAAGCTGATGGAGGACCACATGTCAAGTCGACTGGTGAAATTGGCGTGATCAAATTACTTAGAGTCGAGAACAAGGGTAAGAATAAGAAGAGGCTATACTTCAGTGTTGAACCGTGA